AAAAGGGGCTTCCATGGGAATGAAAGTAAGTCCACTGGATAGGTTGGCTCGAAAAGACACCATCGCCTTCTGGTCCTATCGGGCAAGCCCTATTAAATGGGAGGGAATGAATAATAGTGTTGTGTGCGTGGGGCTAGATCAACAACTCTTTATTCTAACAATACCGAGTCTGACTAACTCCTAGGTCATATGCTTGACTCTGCCCGACTCTCCACAACTTTGTAACGCGTTACGCTTAAGCTACAATTATAATAAGGCGTTGTTCTCTCCGGGCCACCGTTTATTGGGACCATCTTCTTGAAAATTTAATTCGACCCTTCTCGACCATTCATTTTTCCTAGACACATAGACACCACATTTTCTTATAATATTGATTGATAAGCTTCCATTGACTTAAAACCTTTGTAGAATAaagggctttttaataaagtaaccacctttttgaaccatatttaagaaactggccgtttttatgaatctttatataaactggccgatattgacattttccatcccgttttttttcaaaaaacggatTTAGGTAGTTAACTGGCTACGTGGCAGTTAACCTGCTAGGTAAAAGACGACTTAACCCTCGTCTGAGTTCGTAACCAAACCAGTATCGAGTCAACTCGGTGACTCATTGCAACGGTCGGATTTGTAACGGTTGGATTTGTAACGGTCAGATTCAGCTTCATTCATATAAATTAGGCCCTGCAGAGAAGAACCATAGTATTTGTCATACTCaacagatcaaaaaaataaaaataaataagacatgagccaaaatgaagtaaactctccaggcagcagtagcagcagcaaggtAAGATTAAGATTAAAACAACCCCTAATTTCATGTTCTATCTGTGCACAGGGAATTCATGATCCAAAGGTATGTCCTTGGATTTATtccaggtgcaaatatataccatgtaatggtataaggcaactattttgttcaaaagcaaaagaaacaaacgaaaaaatgtttttgaagtgttcaattccaacctgtcagtactttgaatggtttgacgATGCCATCGATCCTGTCAAATGCAAGATGGTGAAATTACCAGTAGAGAATGGTTGTTACGCTTGCGGAGAATCTGGTCATTGCTTCAAAAACTGCCCACTGCAAAATCAAACCTGCAACAAAGATCACTGCAAAtcaaaaatggagatgaaattttgcaagaatgaacacaacaagaacatagcatacctcacttgtacagattgtgacggttttaaatgggtctcagatgaagtcttcattgctgcaaaaaacagaattatgcattcaagtttacaacttaatgctatatgtaaggaactcaacaatctgaaaatgtaaCCTGCAAATGTACTAATAAACAACCATCCACTTTTGATTCAGCATTAATTCAagtctacaaaagaaaaaaatattgtcttcttaaacacaaaaaatcagaaaacggatctCAAATCATTTCTTCTTAGCCTTTCCATTTCCCCTTCCCTTTCCTTGTTTTATATTCTGAGATACAGATCCAATGCCAAAGAAGTTATGATAAAGGTTATTTATTGTAGAGGGTGGAGTAGAAGATGGTGCTATAGATGGCAGACTCATAGGTGTTGTGGAAGCTGGAGTAGAAGATGGTGTTGCCAAAGTCTGACTGCCAGGCCCTGTAAAACATTCACCAACAAATGATGccgttctcttcttcttgtttgacTTAGCTGCACCCCTAACTCCGGTGGTCTGACTTGGCTCTATGTTGATGAAGGTGAAGCTTTGTGCATCACATTCAGTCCTTTGCCTCTTTGCAGTTGGATTAGATCCCACTTCACCACCAGCACATGTTCTTTTGTTGTGGTTAGTAACATTTCCACATTTCCCacacctcctttttgtcttctcaACACGAGGTTCATCATAACTTCTTACCCTCTTGCTCTTGGGTCTTCCTGGTTTCCTACTGTGAGGAGGGTTCAAGATCTTCTTGTTCATGTTTGGCTGCAAGAACAAATGCACTTATATTAATGTAGTTGAGAATATAAATAGGGCATATAGTTacaaatttaagaagaaaaagtaCCTGGACCCATTCACTTTTATCATCTAGTGGTGCAAAAGTTGGTGCATATGTGGCCTTATAGTTCTCCACTGAATAGTAATCACTGCAGTACCTGCTCAAGCAGAGTATGTAAAGGTTAGTGCTAGATACATTTAAGGCCTAGAAATTGCATAAATAAGTTCTGAGACAAGGTACAGATttaaaaaaagagaaatcttacttTCTCCATTGTGGCCTTATGCTATGCAATGCACTCACTGCATGCATACAGGGGAACCCCCTCAACTGCCACTGCAAACAAGAGCAAGTCTTGGCAAGTATGTTCACTGTGAACACAGAATTCTTTGGACTAGTCACCATATATAACTCTCCAGCCACACAAGGGTCAACACCATAGTCAGTCACAAATTCCAACATTTTCTTAATCAATGTAACAGCAGTAGGAACCAAATTACCATCTACCCATGATGCAGATTCAGTCCTCCTATTGTACCATGTACCCATCACTAAGTTAGCATACATTATTCCTATCATTATAATTGGTTTATTTCTCATCTTGTTGATCATATTGTTAAAAGACtctgaaaaattgttgttcatatGTTCACAACAGTGAATAGGGTTAAAAAAGGCCCTGGACCATGTAGCAGGATCTTCTCTACTGAGATAAGCACCAGCTGCAGCACTCTGTTTCACAATATTGTCAAAATGTTCCTGCACAGCCAATCAAAAACTAGCTAACTTGACTGTCAAATAGTGCATAAAACCAATAACAAAGAACTGTTGTGAACTGTCAAACCTGAAAATGCTTTTCTTTGTATGCTTTTGCTGCATTCCATAAAGAACTGTATAATTCAAGACCCTTGTAATCCTTCTTGAAATTTTTGTATAAATGTCTGCATTTTAACACATTGCAATTAACATAAGGACTTTATCTGATCtgacaaacaaaagaaacaagaaacaaagtTAGACAAGAAAGTTACCTCCAACAGTATCTGTGGTGATGGCCAGGGAACACTATACCAACAGCTTCCAATAAACCTTTTTGCCTATCTGAAATGAAAGCCACTTTCACTGGATGTGCTAATATTGCATCcttcaaatgcttcaaaaaaatgatccaattTTCCTTTGTTTCAGCTCTGCATACCATAATTCCTAACATTACTAACCCATTCTGTCCATCAAGTGCAGTTGCAGCCATCAATACTCCCCCATATTCCCCTGTTAGATGGCAGGCATCAAGCCCTATAACTCCCCTGCATGCTTTTCGCCAACCCCTCATTGCAGGTTCAAATGAGAGTGTCATGCTTTCAAAGGTGTTATTCACTGTGTCAAAAGTGAACTTAGCAACAGACCCATCATTGCATTTTGTAAACATCTTGCAGAATGCTGGTACTTCATTGTAACTTTCTTTATAGTTCCCATATAATGACTCTAAAACTAGATTCCTAGCCTTCCATGCACACTGATATGGTATATTTACTCTCTTTTCAGCTAAGAAGTCTTCCTTGATTTTATAAGGGTCTGGAACAACTTTTTTAGGCTTATTCTTCATCTGATCAAGAACAAAATCCTTTACAAAATGAGGATCAGCAGATCTATTCCTATTTTGGGGATCCCCTTCACACTTATGTTCCAAATTCACTTTCCTAAGAACAAAAGTCTTCTCACCCTCTTTCTTGCTAGCATACACAAACCAAGGACAATCATGTTCTGTTTTAAACCTACACTCAGCCTTAATTCTAGAGGGAGCACTTCTATCCAAAATATATTGACACTTATTAAGAACACAATAACCCCTGAGATGTTTCTTAAATGCTTCCTTATTTGCAAATCTAGTTTTTACCTCCATTTTGCTAGGATCTACTGGagtaaaaacttcttcttcagggAAAAGATCTACATCATGCTCACCCTTCATGTACtgaccaaaatcatcatcaaagtcATCCATGTAAGCAGGTCTTTCATCCACATCCTTACCTTCacattcaagatcaacatcagtaccatataataagttacaaattataataaatgaaatatacctttttctttgccttctttttctccttcttcttcttcttcttcttcttcttcttctttctcttcttgttcttcttcatctgacccatactcaatgtcttcatcactgtcatatactggaggagcttctggattctcaattgggtgacattcatcttctttggtgttttccagctgaatattgtccacatcttcaacaaacttaacttcatttgtagcttttgacTGACTGCAACCACTGCTACTAGCCTGAGAATGTTTGGACATGGGCACATCCATGAAACTCAGCTTTCTTGATGCACCTTCAACTGATTTATCCACACTATTTAGCCTTGGGGATCTTCTAGGGGTGGTTCCCTTACTAACTGTCTTCTTCTTTGGTGTAGTCTTTGGAGTCCCAAACACTGTGTCTTTCATCCCCATCCAAAAACATATACATCCATCCTCATTTACAAAAGAATCCTcccaaaaattatcaaaatcatcattgtttaacaatggcagtggcagacattcttccttaaaccaatataaATTAAACTTCTCTTTAACATCCATAGACAAAACCTTATACACCATATACTTAAGTGTCATCAAGTCTGTTTCATCTCTATGGCAATcaggaaataccaaagtctcattctttggctccgcatatacactgatattcctaaatttgaactgactgcaacacaaatgaaacaaaatcagatataaacctatgaaaacccaatgaaaacctaattaagcaatattacttaaaatcaaacacccaatcacgaaaattaaaccccaattaaacaataaaaatttggtttcaaataaaccctaattacaaaggaaaaaaaacagaaaccctaaaaatcaatcgatcaattaaattaattaactatcaatacaatgattttcatcatatattaagTCACGGGTTTCGTTAATCTTACCTTGATTCAGACTGTTTCAATCCCGGTTTGTACCTCATCTTCACTGTATCACCACTATCTCTGAATCCCTAAATATGTAGAACTTTTCTTCCAAATACACTCTGGTCTTTCTGCTAACATCTATGTCTTCAgcaaaaacaacttcaataacatcagttttctttttcttttcaaacagcTTCAATACCTGACCCTAGTTTCAGAACGAGGGAGAAGAGAACGAGGGAGAAGAGAACGAGGGAGAAAGAGaacgagggagaaagagaaagtgTGGTGAGAGATTACACCACACGGGTCTTTAAATGGACAAGGGCACAGTCGTAAATTCTCCTACCGAGTTTGACTTATTCAACGCAGCTGACCGATCTGGTGGGCCCAGGTGTCAACTCTAACAGAAAGGCCAGTTTCTAAAAGAATTTAAAAGCttggccggtttattaattatatggtttgaagcaggACACTTTATTAATTTGAGCTTCTGTACTGCAataatgatttctatttgagcCAAGGTAATGATATCATTTTTAAATAATATCTGTGTCATCCCTATCTAATAAGATATATAAATATCATAAGTTCACATAACTCTTTGGTCACGGAATTGCATATTAGTACAACTTTCTTAGCCTAAACAATATGTGCCTCTTCTTTTCCTAGTTAATTACTTATCGTATATCTAAACTCCGTATCATTTTTACATAAGTTATTATTGTAATGGCTTTCTCTTCACTCAATACTCCCTCCTAAGCGGAATTTTGGACTTTGATTGACCTATTACGGGCGTGACTCTAATTTCAAGATGACTTTTTAATATACACTCTTTTATTATGCATTGATATTATGTAAATAGGTTGATGTTTATTTTTTTGGGTATGAGATAAAGcgaaaacatgaaaaatgatggatatttatgaaatacaattttttttaactctaaaagaCTTGAAAAATTCTTCTTTTGTATAAGGACGGAGCAAATACAAATATATCAAGAAAATAACGGGAGAGACAAAAATCTACCTCCCATCTCATTCTAAATTTTTGATTCATGCGAATTTTAATGAGCGTTTTATCCTCCTATGATGACAAATTTAAGTACGCACTAAGTCACAACCACTACTCCCTAAATTTAAGTACGGACTAAGTCACAATCACTCTCGTATCTTTAGAAACCGTAAGGTTTTAATAGCCATCTTGTGTTCAGCAGGCAAAATCATTCGAATGACTTGGAGTTCACAATATAAATCATTTGCATCTACATCAGAAGATGATCCATGTTTCAATGCAGTTTCAAGACGATCGTAACACGATGTCAAACGAGCATCATCTAATGAAATTAAATTCCTTGAACCACACAAGAAACCAAAAATATCCTCATATGCTTTGTAATCCtggttaaattggggcctatgccatttaattggggcctataaatacatgacaaaataggattattaagaagtaattcatagaaaccccttaaccaactattttcttaatggctaatttatccctgattaattagtgttaattcgggtgattagtggtaaagtatagtgttagatgtgaaattaacttgtgttaattaatcatctgaacaagaaaaaatttgaaaaatttgaatttttttgaagaacTCAGAATCGGTATATACCGATTGTAGcctcaaaaacatacagagattttttgaaactagcttcttatcaaaatcggtttatatggacatgaaaatcaaccgattatccatAATCGTTTTATATTGGCATGAACATGAACCGATTGTGGTtgaattttctcttttttatctgtgaaatatgtgttgttaaacatcaaataaaactaaaattcattctatacccgagttaatgaaatgaaatcgagtatgatttcatactcattttatgatcgagtattaactggaaaaaatgggttaaccagaatcggtttacacgatacatatgtaaaaaccgattcctgacattgcacaacaggaatcggtttataagaatgctcatgtaatctgattctaacaaaaaaaaagatacagaaaaattgagaacaacaatcggtttactcgacatgcatataaaatccgattctaccattatacatcaacaatcggtttttataagtaTTAATGTAATCTGATtttggttcaaatttctcgaaccagaaaacatatcaaggacaaccggtctttgtgggcatgaacataaaccgtttctatttgcaatcggatcacatatacattaacgttaaccgattctgataaaccaggaaaaatttgatttcaaaattttcaatttttgagcaattttatgttactaaaacctagtttataggattgggttgagaagaaaagaagaagaatcagttgaagtggagatggaaatgaatttgattttgattttagttttatgattttgattttgattttagttttaaattttatgattttagttttagtttttaattttatgattaggatttgatagggacaaattagtagtattaatatttgatagagagtaaaatggtagtttcatcaaacttagacaccccttatcattctttATGGGGTGGATGAAAAAAATCCACATGCCCCAATTAAGTGACATAGGCTCCAATTTTGCCAGGTTTATAATGCTCAAACCATGTCTTTAATGAAACAATAACTTGATCgacaataaataaaaaataactaaCTCTAAATGATTCTTCAGGAGACTGGGAGACTGTGTTGTCTCCTCTTCATCTCtactttcatcaaaaaaaaaacctcttTTTAATAATCTTTCTTGGTACATAAAATTCATGGTCTACTCCCATTTTGGTTGCAATTTATTTAACTTTGATCATTGCACTATACAAACCCAGTGTTTCTATAATCTTCAAAATATTCAACAAGCCCTTAAATTTGATCCATAACAATGTCAATAAGCATGTCTTAACAACATTTAAAATATCATACCAAATAACCAAGCTTAATATAAATTATATACTTGAAATTCCATCAATCTTGCCTATAGTAAATTTCTTTTCCAAACCTTTGTAGGAATTGTCAGATAATTTGAATAGTGCCTTTCTTATTTTAGCAATTTGAAATCTGAACCTAAaaacaattttttatatgttatttaGCATAATGAAAAAGGCTTTCGCCTTAGTACAACATTTGATCGTACAAGAAAGAGCCAAATTAAGACTATGGAAGACACAACGAGTGTAAAAAACCCTTGGATGTATGTCTAGCAATCTTTTTTTTACACCTTGATGAAATCCTTTCATATTATCCCATTATCATATCCCTGACCTCACATATCATTGATATCAGGATCCAATCCTTTCAAGACTTTTTGCAACTCTTCAAAAAGCCCTAGTCCAATTGTTGTCACTTGCAAAAATTCTATAGAATACTcttttattttttccttgttAACGAAAACACCCAAAATTCGTAAGATCAAGGTTGGTGACTTGTATCAAGTGTAAAATCGAGCAGTACTGAAAAGCATTTTGCTGCTTTCACTTTTGAAATGATCTTGATCTTAACTTCTGAAGACAATAAAATTATCAATTCATTTTGAATATTATGACCAAAATTATAATTCTGAAATTCATTATTCTCGATACGTCGAAGATGTTCTTTCATAACTTTGTCCCACTCCGCAATCATTTCAAACATCCCTAAGAAATTACAATTATTACCTTGATATATTTTTGCATTCTTTCCATGAAATGATAGAGTATGTTTAGCAAGATACTTCACGACGGAAATCATTCTTTGTAACACTTCTTTCTCGTGTTATTTTTCACTATTAATTCGATCTTGAGCATTCTTATCAATTGTTCGTTCTTTTCCATTCTTATGTGTATTTCACCCCAATATAACATGTGAAGAATGTATGCTTTTTGTATTTCATGTTTACAAAGTTTTTCACCCGTATGTCTACATTAGGGGTGGGATTTGGGTTGGTTGGGCGGGTTACAAGGCTTGGCCGAGGCATACCCAAGCTAGGATTCCTTTGCCCAGATTGCCCATCGAGATCGTGGAACTCATGGAGGTACTTTCCAAGCCCGCCAAAGTTATGTTTCACGGGTTCCCCGGGTTCCTCGGGTTGTCCCAAGTTTCGCTAGACATACTAAATTGTTAACAAGGTAATAACAAATTTTAGTTCTAATTAATTGCTCTATTTATATtaaattttcaaataattgaagaTTATTTACAATAATATAAATTTTTTCATATTGAATGGTTAATGAGATAAAAATTATTTATAATTTCATCATtagatttgaagataatatctaaaattACTTTAAATGGATAATAATATCAATAATACCTATATTATAGTTCTTCGGGTTGGGCGAGTTACTCGGATTAGGAATATTTGTGCGCATGCTTGCCCAAATTTAACTCGGCTTTATAAAATTTATGCCCAAGCTTGCCCAAAAATTTGGAATTCGTTGCCCATGTCCGCCCAATGTTCAGGTTGGGCATGGGTTGGGTGGGTTAACCCAACCCGAATCCCACCCTTAGTATATATTCTGTAATACCTTCATTTACCAACTTATCGCTCATTTGCCGTTTTTTAAACCACTTACAGCAAAAGAAAAATACCATGTCCAACTCCTTTGAATAAGCTAACCACTGCACAAATTCTTTCTCACCGTTAGGTAGATGTATTATATAGTATGTCGAAGAAAAATGTCTACCAAACCTGTTCTTGGGACCATTTTTCAGCATAGGATCTCATATCGGACCATTTTCTATTGAAATTTCTCTTGACCTTGTATCGAGATTATCCCAAGCCGCCGGATTGTTCAAATTTCCTGccatatttttttcttgtttgttaCCTAATTTAGTAACATTAGTATCTGGTTGCTCTTTTTCATTACCTAATAAATACAATCACAAGAAAATTATCTAGAAACATAGTTGCTGTCAATGTAGATAAAAACTACAACAAATTAAGATGACGTAATAATATATCTGAGAAAGGAATTGGCTGCAATTTTTGTTCCCATTCTATAATATTTGCATAACACAAAAACTTTTGAAAGAGATGTCAAAAAACATAATCATAGAAAATTCAGTGAAAAATGTTACCTTCAACAGGAAAcccttcaatttcagtttcagttcCATGTTCTTCACTTCTTTCAACAATAACATtatcaatttcatttccatctAAATTTTCGGCTAAACCACGTGGTCTCTTAACAATAAACTTATCAAGACCTCCACTTAAAGAGTCAAcaagtattttttttctctttctctcattCATTTTATGAATACCTGACTTACCCTTGGGAAACATTTTGAAAAACTTCTTCACCTGCACACAGTTTAAATAACACAAACTTGCAATTAGTGATTTAATAGACAACCCACAACTGcaaaaaaaactttaaaaataaaGTTACATCTAACAAGGTATGACCATGTTTTAAGTTTAAGATTTATCAAAAACATATGATCATGTCCAATTTCTTATAACCACCCTACCCCAAACTTAATTGATTGAGAAATATTACAACTAAGTCAAAATTTAAAGTAAAAAACAACATAAACTATTCAATTAATTAGATAAATATAAAATTTAAAGAAACATATCTGAAACCTCAATAATGAAGAGTCAGTTTTGTTCCCTAACGAAGGTATTCACGAAATCTTCATGCTGAGTTTTTTTTCCTCTTTACTTTTCACGGCCACTTGGCACGTTTTGGAAAGAAATCTAAGGAAGATATGTATGttgcataatatttttttttggggaccTCAGATTATTAGGCCTAGGGCGGTCGACCGTTTCTCCCCAAGCCATAGACGGCTTGAATTTGTAATAGGTTTTTAGTTGCGTTGTTGTACTACGAAGCTACcaaaaaaatggaaagaaaaacaaaatttcacaATCCTAAGAACGCATCTTCTCTAAACAAGCTATAAACTTACTAAAAAACTTAGATTATAGAATTCAACATCAAATCAAACAATTCAAAACCCAaaattataaatcttcttcattaCATATATGCCATTTAataattgattaagattatttatatatttatttattaggTATCTTAATCATTAGCAAATAAAATTATTcaaaaggattttcatcagacaAGAAACTTTTCGGATAGGAAGACATTGTCTAAGTGACTGTCTATTTTTAGACATTGGCTTTGACATTCTCTCCCCAAAACTAGGCCACCTCATCTACAGATTAGTTTAAGAAATTAGGGCTGGAGAAGGTTTTTAGAAAATATGAATGTATATCCTACATGGATTTAGACATTTTCCTTCACATATACTCTATTGGAGAAGCTATAAACTGGGACTGTGAAGAATAATATATCCATTTGTCAAGTTTGCACTAGTATCTGGAAACCCATCATCATCCAAGCTATTTCCAATTTTACTTTGTGTTTTACCAAAATCAACTTTATCTTTTGCTTTTAGCCTTATCGTATCAAATAACTCCTTGTTATCAACTCGACGCTATTAATGATAGAAATATAAAGACTACCATGAAATGCTTATAATATGTACCATATAATACTTCACATGTTAAGGCGTTCATTTTACTCTCTACGAAACAAGTCTTCTATCTTCTATCTAGTCAGGTATTTGAAACATTTCATTTACATTTAAGTTTAATTTAACTTACCATACGAAGTTATATAAAAGCATCTAATTTGACTTACTTTGTACAAAGCATGTATTGGTTTCAAAATATACAGTGATGTATGCTTCCGTAATGATTATATTGGCATTTCATTGCATTAGATATGCATTATATTTCATAGATTGTATCTATCTAGTGTAATGACATAAGAAAACATTAGAAAGAAGAATATAAGGATCCTACAAAATTATTAAATAAGGAGGTTTATTTGATTGAACTGGACCACAAATTCATAGTTTAGAAAAACCTAAATACCAGCAATTGCTACTACACTATACCCATAGAAACATTTGTCGACTCCGATATTGAAGAAGGACTGGAGAATAGGGTTAGCAGCAGTAGCCGAAACTCAACTAAATTTTTTAACCCTAAaaagtttccaataaaaataccaCAGGTCAAAACCAAAAATGCATCTCTAGATACCTTTACCGATAGAAGCAAAACACAGATATTGTCAACTCAAGATCCGATTTTTCAACAATGATCTTGTTCAACCCAGTTCCAGCTAAGAAATTACACCACCAACTCAACATATACAAATATGTAGACTTAAAAAAAATGCATTAATCGTCTTCCTCATCAAGTTTGTCCATCGTGTAAAGAAACATCAAGGCTAAAGATTTCTTTTGTTACCTTGTTTTTGATGCACCATGTGAAAAAACACCCTGGACAAATATTTCTTTTGCAACCTTGATTTTAATAGACCaacaataaaaaaacataaaaagagaAATAATCATAGATACGAACACAATGTAATGAAACTGAAAAAACCTTTATTTCCTGATTTAGCAGGTGAAGTAACAATAAACAATAATAAAAGTTGCACAACTCATTCGATGCAGTAATAAGACCTGCAAGAAACAAAATAATCATGGTGTTCGATAAGAAAACAATCAGGGTGTCGATAAGACAAAACAATCATTTGAACCATAAAATAAGGATTTTGTTTTGGAATAATATTAATCCATGTTTAAAAATATCAAAAGTTTTTATATTTGGAAACTTGCTACAATATGAACATGGGATAAAATAACGAAAAATACCTATTGTataaaattttagatttttggTTAGTTACTTAGTATATTATCatcaaaatacaaaaacaaaacaaaaaaaattacaaaaacaaaaaaagagcaTAATCTTGGACTTTTAGGAATAGTAATAATTTTCGTTCGTTTTTTTATTTGCAATGAATGATATTAAGCAaatttcttttggaatgaataagattaaaaaaaaaatgttgaagctcattttgttatttcctccatgatttttttatttttttcgtctttctttatttttcctcaattcaaatttttttttaatattttttatttttttatagcaTGTTTAAAGTGTTTCGTATTATTATTTCTTTAGTAATTTTGTATTCTAATTATTTGACaggatttttcaatttttctggAGAGGAAGAAGTACAATTTGATCATCAATGTGTTTTTAATTTGATCTTAAACTTTTATTTTTGTCTCAATTGTAATTAGAATTTTAATCTTTAGCAACTTGGTTTGTAATTAGGATTACTTTAATCTTGAGAAGTGTAATCGGATGTTGGACATTTCATtttatgatagatttaatcgcgTTGAATTATAAAacttgattttattttaattagttaTACGTATGTTTTAAAGTTAGGATTTTATAATGAGTTCTAAACgacttttattttaatttattgtgTAAATTATAAGATTTAGttattttagaaaatattttttcttacatACGATTGTGTAGAAAATATATTGTGGGGTAAAATA
This portion of the Papaver somniferum cultivar HN1 chromosome 11, ASM357369v1, whole genome shotgun sequence genome encodes:
- the LOC113324628 gene encoding uncharacterized protein LOC113324628; this translates as MDDFDDDFGQYMKGEHDVDLFPEEEVFTPVDPSKMEVKTRFANKEAFKKHLRGYCVLNKCQYILDRSAPSRIKAECRFKTEHDCPWFVYASKKEGEKTFVLRKVNLEHKCEGDPQNRNRSADPHFVKDFVLDQMKNKPKKVVPDPYKIKEDFLAEKRVNIPYQCAWKARNLVLESLYGNYKESYNEVPAFCKMFTKCNDGSVAKFTFDTVNNTFESMTLSFEPAMRGWRKACRGVIGLDACHLTGEYGGVLMAATALDGQNGLVMLGIMVCRAETKENWIIFLKHLKDAILAHPVKVAFISDRQKGLLEAVGIVFPGHHHRYCWRHLYKNFKKDYKGLELYSSLWNAAKAYKEKHFQEHFDNIVKQSAAAGAYLSREDPATWSRAFFNPIHCCEHMNNNFSESFNNMINKMRNKPIIMIGIMYANLVMGTWYNRRTESASWVDGNLVPTAVTLIKKMLEFVTDYGVDPCVAGELYMVTSPKNSVFTVNILAKTCSCLQWQLRGFPCMHAVSALHSIRPQWRKYCSDYYSVENYKATYAPTFAPLDDKSEWVQPNMNKKILNPPHSRKPGRPKSKRVRSYDEPRVEKTKRRCGKCGNVTNHNKRTCAGGEVGSNPTAKRQRTECDAQSFTFINIEPSQTTGVRGAAKSNKKKRTASFVGECFTGPGSQTLATPSSTPASTTPMSLPSIAPSSTPPSTINNLYHNFFGIGSVSQNIKQGKGRGNGKAKKK